Proteins found in one Megalobrama amblycephala isolate DHTTF-2021 linkage group LG5, ASM1881202v1, whole genome shotgun sequence genomic segment:
- the shtn1 gene encoding LOW QUALITY PROTEIN: shootin-1 (The sequence of the model RefSeq protein was modified relative to this genomic sequence to represent the inferred CDS: inserted 1 base in 1 codon): MASTRKKKEVKMVSELSNQVLLQYESLQREHEKIKKECKKMQEERDEALQKLKEFEQVSHRVIEEVNNIQENLEIEKTCRESVEALASKLNRQNRSLKRKSMLFMSRLGADVIADINLDDEDEEDQQEESSGVCCSSHCQIVITELRDKLEVILAEKKQIVIDLEATREQLCQTRQELLKEKHDNTVLIAETFQQKKLLGKYNRVSQYALDEFEALQEDLKLERDLRSEAEKFAHEMLIEQKKLKRQSQMLIQTVSPAEALQKALAEINSLTHTLETQRLEHQQQVKALEEQIHSSELKKQLTALQRQTELLEEENKEWQHKHTKAETEAKDLRFTVEELKKKLQQISNPPPAAPAPPPPXPPPPPPPPPPAPSSNPLSSLLSILRKKKNVSAEIALVEKDSSEKTPEKDIKQQAVDEMMQRIKNGVQLRRVTQTTDRARPGPKEQTPSNSAIQELQGILTSVKRPPPSSSPGTRPPSPSPKSELEKALHRRREALKAAKNNTNPISVLDLTQIEQSQPEPGQHTREQDTPQHTPTTVCTDLLKPS, from the exons ATGGCGTCAacgagaaagaaaaaagaagtgaAAATGGTTTCAGAGCTGTCCAACCAAG TACTTCTCCAGTATGAAAGCCTCCAAAGAGAACACGAGAAAATCAAAAAGGAG tGTAAAAAAATGCAAGAGGAGAGAGATGAGGCCTTACAGAAGCTGAAAGAATTTGAACAAG tgtcacacagGGTGATAGAGGAGGTGAACAACATTCAGGAGAATCTAGAGATCGAGAAGACATGCAGAGAGAGTGTAGAGGCCTTGGCTTCAAAG TTGAACAGACAGAACCGTTCTCTGAAGAGGAAGAGTATGCTCTTTATGTCCCGTCTTGGTGCTGATGTCATCGCCGACATCAATCTTGACgatgaagatgaagaagatCAACAGGAGGAGTCGTCAGGTGTCTGTTGCTCCTCTCACTGTCAGATTGTCATCACAG AGCTGAGGGATAAACTAGAGGTGATCCTAGCTGAGAAGAAGCAGATAGTGATCGATCTGGAGGCAACAAGAGAGCAGCTCTGCCAAACTAGACAGGAG CTCCTGAAAGAGAAACATGATAATACTGTTTTAATAGCTGAAACATTCCAACAAAAGAAGCTCTTGGGAAAATACAACAGAG ttTCTCAGTATGCTTTAGATGAGTTTGAAGCCTTGCAGGAAGATCTAAAGCTTGAGAGGGACCTGCGTTCTGAAGCAGAGAAGTTTGCACATGAG ATGCTAATAGAACAGAAGAAGCTGAAAAGACAAAGCCAGATGTTGATCCAGACTGTGTCTCCAGCAGAAGCTCTGCAGAAAGCTCTGGCAGAGATCAACTCACTGACACACACTCTAGAGACACAAAGATTGGAGCATCAACAgcag GTAAAAGCTCTTGAAGAACAGATACACAGCAGTGAATTAAAGAAGCAGCTGACAGCAttacagagacagacagaattGCTGGAGGAGGAAAATAAAGAGTGGCAGCACAAACACACTAAAGCTGAAACTGAAGCCAAAGACCTCAGATTCACAG TGGAGGAACTTAAAAAGAAGCTCCAGCAGATCTCCAACCCACCACCAGCTGCTCCAGCaccccctccac ccccgcCCCCACCTCCTCCACCTCCACCCCCTGCCCCCTCAAGCAACCCACTCAG CTCATTACTGTCTATACTtcgtaagaaaaaaaatgtgagcGCTGAAATTGCATTAGTGGAGAAAGACTCCTCTGAGAAAACCCCAG AGAAGGACATCAAACAGCAAGCTGTGGATGAGATGATGCAGCGAATCAAAAACGGAGTTCAACTCCGACGTGTTACCCAGACAACCGACAGAGCCAGACCTGGACCG AAAGAACAGACACCGTCAAATTCTGCTATACAGGAACTTCAGGGAATCCTG ACCTCCGTCAAGCGCCCTCCTCCCTCCTCCTCGCCTGGGACACGCCCTCCATCACCATCACCGAAGTCGGAGCTAGAGAAAGCCCTGCACAGACGGAGGGAAGCATTGAAGGCTGCAAAGAataaca CAAATCCCATTAGTGTTCTGGATCTGACGCAGATTGAGCAAAGCCAGCCAGAACCAGGCCAGCACACAAGGGAACAGGACACACCGCAACACACACCAACCACAGTATGCACTGACCTACTCAAGCCCTCATAG